ATCCTGGAAAAGATGCTTGGCGTGAAAATCAGCGGTAAAAACATCACTTTTTCACCTTGCATTCCTACTACGATTAATGACTGTAAACTCACATTGACCAACAATGGCAGAAAAATGTTTATAACCTATCTTCGAAAAGGAGAATCAAAAGTTTTACAGGACGGTTCAGAGACGACAGCCGTACAGTTTCGTGATATCGATACCCAAATCGAAGTTTGGTATTGATTTCGCTTTAATAAAAAATCAACGGCAGATTAAATCTGCCGCTGATTTTCAATCGGAATAATGGTTTAAAGAATATCGTCGTCCGACGCTTGTTCGCCGTCCTGACGTAATTTGTCTTCCTCTTTGTTTTGTTTTGCAATCTTACTGATTTTATCGACGATAAAATAGGAATATTTATCGGTGTCGTGTTCAATAGACTGGCGATAGACCATTTTGCCGAGGTCATAATACATCTTCTGCTTTTCCAACTCACCGTAACTATGCTGGATTTCTCTGCTCACCTTCTGCGAGACATCGTTTATTTTCCCGCCGAATTCGTCTGAGGCTGATTTTGCTTTCTTTATGGTGCCTCCGGCTTTTTGTGACATGTTCTGCGTGTGTTTTTGAAATTCCTGTTTGGCATTGGACGCGCAGCAGGTCGCTTTTTTACATTGTTTTTTGGAATAGTCGACCACTTTTCTGACGATATCGCTGGTCACACGACTTTCGTCGGCAATTTTCTTCAATTTACCGACCGCTTTATCTCCCACTTCAACAGCGGCGTCAAGCACTTTTTTTACCACGATGTCCATTACTATGCCTCCTTAAATCTTAATAAATTCCTGTAAAAGTGAATCCTTGGGAATGATTTGTTTATCCAATTTCGGAATTTGGTTCAATAGACCGCGGATGGTTTTTAACATATCACTATGAATATGATAGTCCCGGGGTATAATTTTTTCTGCGCACTCTTTGAAAACCGATAATTCATAGTCAAAAAAGGTATCAATGCAAATATCCGCACCGCTGATATAAGGGGTGACATTTTGATCTTCTCCGTGCAGAACACTGTCCCACATACTAATGGTCTTCTCGACACTCGCTCCCCGATAATTGTAGTCTCTTACCGTTCGCCGCAAAAATCGGATGTCCCGAATTCCCATTAACCGTTCATTGTCGTCATAAATCTCAGCCAACGGTTCAACAAAAACGCGTAATACCCTTCCCGACTCCACCGAAGCCGCCACCGCAGGATTCAGTGCGTTGATTCCTTCCAATATTATAACACCATCTGCGCGCGGTGTCACGCTTTTTACGGAATTTGTCCGTCTTGCGGTGATAAAATCGAAAATCGGGATATTTACTGCCTTTCCGATTGAGAGATCATAGATTACTTCATTCATTAAATTCACGTCGATCGCAGCAAGCGACTCGATATCATAAGTACCGTCGGGTAAAATCGGGCACTCATCGCGGTTCTTGTAAAAATCGTCCATCGAGAGTTCAGTGCTGCAAAGACCGCGGCTCTCCAATATCGCATCAATCGCCAGTGTCGAACTGGTTTTGCAGGAAGCGGAACCACCCGCGATCAAAATGACTTTGTATCCGCCGTCGACAATCAGATCAGCCGCCGCAGTAAGCCGCTTTTTGATTTTCTCCTCAACGGGAGCGATGTTATTTGCGGAGATTTCTTTTAAATCCTCAACAAAGTACCTCATTGTTTTCGAACAGCCTCCCTCTCGATGAATTCTTTTTTCTTAACGCACATTTCGTCAAAGTGCTTGATATATTCCAGCGGCAGCCGCTGATTAAAAAACCGAATCAAATCGTTTTGCGCACGCACAGCTTTTGTCACGCTGCCTGCTCCGCAGCCGTAGATGCTGTGCAGTTCATCCATCATGTATATGTTGTAAAGTCCGAAAGAATCCTCTTTGCACCAACCGACGTTTTCGCCGCCCCCGCTGATGTCACGCTGACGGTAAAGATAATACGGGGAATAATCCCTATTCAAAAGAATATGCGCACAATGGTCAAGCCCGTGTTCGACAGTCCCGCTTTGAATCAGTTCGTCAGCGCCGCCCTCTTGTGCCAATTTTGAACCGCGTTTTTTGGCGTAGCTGTGGATAGTAATATTGGCCGGGGACAGCGCTTGAATCCCCATGACGCTCTCGATAAAACCGTCTTCGGTATCACCCGGCAGTCCGGCGATCAGGTCGACGTTGATATCGGTAAATCCCGCTTTTACGGCGTTTTCGTAAGCGCGGTAAAACTGCTTAACCGTGTGTTTTCTTCCGATACGTTCAAGTACCGGATCGTGCATCGTCTGGGGATTGATTGAGATACGGGCATTGCAGATGTTGTGCAGAGCGCTAAGCTTTTCCGCAGTGATCGCATCCGGACGGCCGAGTTCCACGGTTAATTCATGATATCCGGGCGCGTTTTGCACAAGGGTTTCGGTGAGTTCGGAGAGCTGCACGGGTGATAAAATCGCAGGGGTGCCGCCGCCGACATAGATTGTGATTATTCTCTGCCCCGCGTTTTTAATATATGCGCAAGTTTGTTTGATCTCAAGATGCAACAGTTTGAGATATTGCTCAATCTGTTTTTGATCGTAGTGGTCATTGTCCTGTGAGACAAACGAGCAATAGGCACAGCGGCTTGGGCAATATGGGATTGAGATATATAAACTGCACTCATCATTTTTGGAAACGGCACCGGATTTAGTCCTGTTGTCTCCGACCAAAGCGCATAACCGGGTCTTTTTTTCACTGACGTAATAGTCGTCAATAAAGACTTGTTCTGCTTTTTCCCGGGAACTCTCAGAAGTCAGACCCATGAACAGTTTCGCCGGCCTGACGCCGGTCAGAATGCCCCATAGCGGTTTGCGTCCGGTAAAGCGCATTCCCGCCCGGTAAAAAGCCCTACCGAGTGCAAGATCAAGATCGGGTGCGCACAAGTATTCCGACTGTCGGACCGATTCGCTGTCGGCCTCGATATGGATTCCGTCTTTGAGTTCAACCGTGATGATCTCATCTGATTTTTGAACGGTCACAGTAATATCCGCTTCGTCTTCAAAGACAACTTTTTCCCCGATAAAAAATACCTTTGTCAGATTAATTGACTCATACAGAAGCTCCTCGGGAGCGATTACTTTTACCATGGCAAATACGGATTATTCTTCCGTTCATCTCCGACCGTCGTCGAAGGACCGTGTCCGGGCAGCAAAACGGTGTCGTCCGGCAGCAACATGAGCCGCGACAGTGACTGCATCAGTTCGTCCAAGCTGCCGCCGCGCAGGTCGGTTCTGCCTGCGCCACCCTGAAAAATCGTATCACCGCAAAAAACCGTTTTCCCATGTTGATAGCAGCAACTGCCGGGCGAATGCCCGGGCGTGTGCAGAACCTTGATTTTGTCGTCCCCGAACGGCAGTTCGTCTCCGTCGCAAACAATCAGATCGGGAATGTGCTGTTCGGGATGGGCGAAAAACCCGAACGGGTAATCTCTGCCCGTCTGGGTTCGAAGCGCCTCTTCATCGCCGACATTGATGACGAGTTTTGCATTCGGAAATTCGGATTTGAGATCGGAAATTCCGCCGATGTGGTCAAAATGCGCGTGGGTCAGCAAGATATAATCTAATCCGCATTTGTAAAGCGCGACCGCCTCCCGTATATTACGGGAGGCAATCGCGGGA
This region of Oscillospiraceae bacterium genomic DNA includes:
- the hemZ gene encoding coproporphyrinogen dehydrogenase HemZ, which gives rise to MVKVIAPEELLYESINLTKVFFIGEKVVFEDEADITVTVQKSDEIITVELKDGIHIEADSESVRQSEYLCAPDLDLALGRAFYRAGMRFTGRKPLWGILTGVRPAKLFMGLTSESSREKAEQVFIDDYYVSEKKTRLCALVGDNRTKSGAVSKNDECSLYISIPYCPSRCAYCSFVSQDNDHYDQKQIEQYLKLLHLEIKQTCAYIKNAGQRIITIYVGGGTPAILSPVQLSELTETLVQNAPGYHELTVELGRPDAITAEKLSALHNICNARISINPQTMHDPVLERIGRKHTVKQFYRAYENAVKAGFTDINVDLIAGLPGDTEDGFIESVMGIQALSPANITIHSYAKKRGSKLAQEGGADELIQSGTVEHGLDHCAHILLNRDYSPYYLYRQRDISGGGENVGWCKEDSFGLYNIYMMDELHSIYGCGAGSVTKAVRAQNDLIRFFNQRLPLEYIKHFDEMCVKKKEFIEREAVRKQ
- a CDS encoding MBL fold metallo-hydrolase, giving the protein MTPKIITLELGGFGTNAYIFNNGTHTAVVDPAIASRNIREAVALYKCGLDYILLTHAHFDHIGGISDLKSEFPNAKLVINVGDEEALRTQTGRDYPFGFFAHPEQHIPDLIVCDGDELPFGDDKIKVLHTPGHSPGSCCYQHGKTVFCGDTIFQGGAGRTDLRGGSLDELMQSLSRLMLLPDDTVLLPGHGPSTTVGDERKNNPYLPW